Below is a genomic region from Molothrus aeneus isolate 106 chromosome 5, BPBGC_Maene_1.0, whole genome shotgun sequence.
TGTATTTGTCCTCCATGGCAGGTGCAGTGATAGCTGCTCATCTGAAAACATCAGCTTGCTTAAGTGCTGGAATCTTAACAGAGATGACTGAAtgctgaataatttttaaaagtgatcattggaaaaaaatacttaatgaAGCCTGCAACTTGACCTTGGGACTATTTGTGTcaaggaaaatttattttccttctggtaACAGAAGCACACTTTCAATTCAGCCAGATTTTTTGAGAAAGACAGTCAGTGATGGAtttcaaaaaagacaaaagtaaGCATGAGCTTAAAGTGGAGTTGTGCCCACAGGTCATTtgcagtgcagaaaaaaaaaagtaaaaaaaggatTGAACTTACTGAAATTGAAACTTAGCTGCACATCAAAGGTGGATGCCTCCAATCCAGCAGGAAAACACATCACTTCTCAGTTTCTCTTAAATGTCTCTCAAAGTAAAATGATTTTCAACAGCAATAAAAGCATTGAAGCAGAACCAATAAACTGTTTTACTGATTTCATATAACAATGTGGTGTAGTATTGTAACTGAAAATCTTTCTAAGCTTTTCTGACTGAATTGATTAAGCAGTAAGATCCCCAAGAGCAGGTTCTTATGGCTGAGAAGGGCGGGCAGCTCTGTGAGATTTGAGCTTGCATGTGCTCAGTAATTAACATCTCCCAAACACTCCATTTTTTATGCAGTGGAGacaagaagaaagcagaaggtTGAGCTTCACTACCACAATTTTGAGGCCCTGTGTGGTACCAGATTTGCACATTTTCCACTATGTGCCTTATGGATAGAAGGAAGATTTCATgtggagggaaaggggaaaggaactGCACTCCTGCGCAGCCTTATGCCCATATTTATCCAACATGGCAGAAGCAACCACAGAGAGAAATCTGGCACAAATCCTGAAGGCTTTGCTGCAAGCCCTCCACTCATgaactgtcacagacatattttctgaaaaatcctttgctaggattttttctcctgagaagctgagaagcctcagaggaaaagaaaaacagtaattatctgctgctgtggaatgcaacaggtgcatctttgattggtctcatgtgagttgtttctacttgatgaccaatcacaagtccagctgtgttgggactctggtcagtcacaagattttattatcattccattcttttctttgctagccttctgatgccttctttctctttctttagtacagttttaatatataattttcttttcatacaatatatataataaaataattaatcagccttctgaaacatggagtcaagattctcatctcttccctcgtcctgggacccctgtgaacaccaccacaatgaATCATCCTcatcctggcacagggacagctcagctATGCAGGAGCTTCAATAAAAATGGTGTCAAATGGATTACAGTGTGATTGTTCTTGGAGAGAGACcttggggagagagagagatgctGTGAGGTTTTGCAGCACTCAGTGGTAACCCTGCAAGTTGTGTGAGGAAAGCTGTGCAGCTTCTGCACACCTCACTGGCAGGGTTTGTGCAGGGCAGTGGAGAAGGATCCTCACCTCAGCCATTTCTGAAAGTCTCTGTGTGAATATTTATTCTGCTTCAAGGACTGTGATGGAACCCTAGCTGAAGTCACATTTCTTTATTTAGGTTTTTCCACAAAGCTTATGTTCAACCAGTTCTAATACTGGCATTGTCCATATGCTATAAAGATACCAGCAATGAGACAGGGCCTGGTCCAGAAAATTGAATTCAAAACCAAGGAGAATTTGGGAGCAAGAAAACACAGCTATAATATTAAAGATTAGTTAAACTGGATTtactctttgttttgtttgagaAGTAGAATGTGCCCATCtggaaataatttggaaaaaggaactgagaaaaaaaggtttccaaaacagagcaaagcaggacTTGGAATCCAAACATTGCAAGTAGCTGACAAAAATCCAGATTAGGCACTTGTAGTATTAAATGCTTTTTGCACTTGCTAAAATTAGCTTCAAAGCTTACAGTGATGGACAAATAGTTCCAGCAGTTAAATATGCACTGGGACAAGCATTCAATAAATCTGTGAttgggaaataggaaaaaaaaaatctcatgctAAAACAATTGttaaaacaaggagaaaaatctgGGAGCTACAATTATATGGAATATGCCATCTTGCATAGCTGCAAAACATTTCCCAATACTAGGAAtagcaggaggggagggagtaCCAGTGACGTGTCAAAACACTTTGAAAACACTTTGCAATGCCAGCAGGAATTATTCCTTACCTTAGGAGCAGTATGTATCCAGGTGTGCCACCTACTGACAAAGTGTATGAAGTGATAACTGATATTActagaaaatacagaaacattttGGGGCACTCATTTCCTTTTTGACACGGTCCCACCACAGCTGAGGAGCTTTGTGAAGATTCAAAGGTTCCCACCACACAGCTGCAGTTAAAAAATACCTGGAAGAGAGCAGGCAAAAGTGTATTAAAACCTAAATGGTGGGGAAGTGGATGTTCAGGAATTGCACATTCTGGATGGCTGAAAGTTTAAGTCCAAAGTGGGAAATATTTTACGAAAGGAAAAGGCATATGCaatgaaggagaaaattatAAAGTATCTACTGTTGATGAATCTAGTTATTAGGGTTTCTTCCAACAGTCTTGGTAGCcaaaagctcaaaaaaaaaaaaaaaagcctccaaCATTCTCTGCTTGTGATTTCTGCTGGCAACAGCAAAGTGAAAAACTTTTAAATGTAAGTGCCAGATTGCTAAAAAGGAGTTCAGGGCTGAAGAGGATGTGCTGTGCTCAGTTTAAATCCACTTTGACTGACCTGGTTATATCAGAAAGAATGATCCCACCTCACACAGAAATGAAGGATTTTATGGTATTTTTCCCGGTGCCTTGTATCAGAAAGAAAGGTCCCACCTTACATGGAAATGAAGGATTGTCTTACACCCTGTATCAGAAATAAAGATCCCACCTCACACAGAAATGGAAGGTTGCCTTACTCCCTCTATCAGATACAAAGATCCCACCTCACACATAAATGAAGGATTTTCTCACACCCTGTATCAGATTTAAAGACCCCATGTCACACAGAAATGAAGGATTTTCTCACACCCTGTATCAGATATAAAGATCCCACCCCACACAGCAATGCAGGGTTGCCTTACGGTGTTTTTCCCGGTGCCGCTGGACGCGCGGCAGCCGGCCAGGCAGGGGGACACGTAGGTAACTCCATTCTCCCCACAGATGGGGTCCCAGTCGTTCCTGGAACAGGAGCAGCCTGAGTTGCACTCTGAAAACAGGGCTTGCTcgtggtcactcattggtttAGCTctgtggaaaaaagagaagctgcagaggagctgcccagcagatGTGGAGGAAACCACAATCACCTGCGGGGTGATGCTCTCTGCCAGGAGCACCTGGCCACCCCTTCCCTCTGTAGCCCATTAAAGGTTATCTCTTCACACCCACACGGCAGTGTAAATCCTCATTTCTCTGTTATCCAAAGGTTTTCACACTATCTCACCACCTACTGTGAGACAGTATGTACTTCATTACAGGGACAGCTACCAATTTATATTCACACATTTTCTCAGATTTTCTAAGGTTTTGGTTGTGCAGCTTTAACACAACTACCCAAGTGGCACAGAAGGGAGTGAGTTACTCAGGGGAAATGGTCTCTGTAGAAGTTAATAAGGAGCTGATCAGAATGGGATTCATCCAAACTGAGTGTCTGATACCTTGCATGACAGCTCTCTGTCAAATTCAGTCATCAGACACTagtggagcagctgctgtgagtCAGTGCTGGAAACTCCTCCCAAAAAGTTAGTTTTACAGAGTAATAGCATGGGTAAAATGCTAGCCTCAGGTGTACCTTATGATTAATCCATGAATCCTTAAGTTTTGAGTTCAAAGGCTCTTAAATGCCATTCATTGTTCAGTGGCACACAAAGGCAAGAAACAATTAATTGAATCTCTTCCCCCCCTACTGAGCTACTCACATTTCCAGGAATCACTGGGCTAATAGGATGGGTCCCATggcaataataattaaaaagtaatCAGAAAAATTGTGCACTTGTGACAAAAGCCCCACTGGTTTATGCCACAATCATGAGAGGGTCATGACACAACACCCACTGGAATGGAGTGGTTTCCATTGATTTGAATCAAATTTTTGGGAAGCACATTCAGGTCAGCCACTCTCTTTTCAACAAGATCTGCTTTGTGAAACAAAATGAGGAAGGAGTTGGGTTTGCAGAAGCCCTTTCTTCCCTGCCAGCGTACCCATGGTAGGACACAGTCAGTCCAGCCACCTCCGAGTTCCCACAGCCCATGGCAAACAAggagagcagcaaaaggtaaCCAAAGAAAGATGATCCCAGGGAAAGCTTTGCAGCCCCCACAACACCGACTCCAAATCTCTTCATGATCAGTCCTCCAGAGAATATGCCAAAGGCTACAGCAGGAATGTTAATAAGACCtgaaatcaaacagaaaaatctgtatTAATGAAGACCCCAGCTTGATGGACAAACCTTGTCAGCCACAAAAACAGCTGCAGCAATCAGATGAAGGAACAAAACATAAAAGATCGTCAGTCAGGGCATTTTATTTTGTCCAGACTTAGACTGATCCTTGGAGTCTTACAAAGGTGCTGGGACAGCTTTGAAAAACTTACTCTCAAGGACATGCTTCTTTGCCGGTTTGTTGACAGAGAGATTATGGCTAAAGTTTAGATAATGCTCTTCCAATTCCTTAAGCTAGGTGTTTTTTTCCACAATTAGTTTGTCAGTGGAGTCATCTGCTGATTCCTAGAGGACAAATTTAGTTTTATCTAATGTTACAAAAGCCAGAGCAAGATctgccttttaaatttttttcagtgcttcaaATTGCTCTGAAATTTTTGATATCTATCAGAGATTGTGACagaaactgttttttaaaaaagaagaagaaagagtaaaagatgtttgaaaaagaaataagcaCTGTGAGTTTGAGTCAGCCCTCAGGCTCCTTAGGAGGGGTGGATttggagagaaagaagaaggaggaattAAAATCACCTTATTGCAGGGACAGCTACTCAGCAGGATCCTCCCCTAACCAAGCCATCACACACTCCCTGTTGGATATAGTCCCTGCGCTCAGAGAAATCCAATGGTTCTTAATCCTCACTCTGCACATACCTGAAAGCTTAGCTCCAGAAAATCTTTAAATACAAAGAGAAGTACTACACTGAATGTAGGGATTGTTTTCTGGACTTTCTTTGGCCATCAACTATATTTGAAGATTTCTCCTTGCTTTGACGAGTTTGGTGCCAGAAATTCCAGCTTCTATGTTGAATGGAATTAACATAGCACAATGGATCATATCAGCTTTTCTGCACATATAGACCTCTGTTGCTGCGCAACTAATGCTGCTCTGGAACAAGGCAGttccctctgggctggggagatGTAAACCTCTTTGCTGCTAATGCTATTGAAGCCCTGGACTTCTGGAGCTGAACCCCACATGCAGGTTCAGCAGCTGGGCAGTCCAGTCCACCCTCTTGAAGTCAGCTATAAAAATGTTGATTTCTGTACCCAAAGGCTGAAGAAGCTTCTCTCTCTTGTGCTCTAAGGGATATGACTtgtcttcctttcatttaaCACAAATCTCTTCAGAGTGTCATCCATAGCACTCACTGAACAGATCTTTGTTTTGTTGAAATAAATGGGAAGCCACCAAGGCAGTAGATCTCTCTGATAAATTTATGtaaactgttttaaaattatttcctcgTTATTTTCTTGCATTGTACATACATTATGTATGTACATATGATGtagagggaaaggggaagggaaaggaaggggaaggacTTTTCAAATTTCCAGTGAAATGGGAATTAAGATCAAATCATGTAAACTTTTACAGTAACTCTTGCATAGATAAACTCAGAGTTAATTGGTGCTgaagcagaaatgaaataaCTTACCTTCTATGAACTATTACTTAAAGTCAgacaaggaagaagaaatgatCATACCCTAAAACAAATATGATTTTTCCTATATGTATATGCCACTCCTAAAATGTCCATTTTAAAGATATCAAGATGCAGATAGAGCATTACCTATAACAAAGTTAGTTTTTGAAGATGTCTGCCCATACTGTTGCTCAATATACTTTGGCTTATATGTCACCATGCCAATCAAAGAATTGAACTGAATAATACTTGCACACAAATACAGAATGTAAACTGGATTCCCAAAGAGGTTCTTCAGTGATGGCAAGAAGTCTGCAAGacaaaagagcagaaataaCAAGCAGGCCAGAGAGAGAATAACTGCTGGAATAATGCTTTGTAACATGTGTGCCccttccaaaaaaccccaaaactgcaaaacaTTTCAGAGGGAATCTGTTAAGTTCCCTGATGCTCCTAACAGCTCCCTCATTTCTGGACGGAGGAACAGTGGAGCAAAACACTAAGCATCAATTCCCCAGAAGAGATATCTTGTTTTAAATACCTTCTTTCCACCATAAACCAGGAATGATTTGGTTCCTCTGTGTCCTCAACAGCCACAGCAGTGTTTAGCTTAATTTGGGGCAAAgagtgctcagcacagctgacaGTAAGCACAGAAATATTGAGGTGCAGATTCAAGTTCTGAGGGAAAATGCATTTGGCAAAGCATGGCCAAGCAAATGCAATTGTGCAAACCAGCTCCTGTCTAAATCCAGACAGCCTCCTCTAAAACTgtagctgctctgtgcccatctATATTCCAGTCAGATATTGTACTTGTTTTCCTAACGCATGaacttacaggaaaaaaataattagcaaaaaaaaaagggatgggtttttttgagcACCGCTTCTGCAACAATCACTAACATTTTTGCAGAGCTTCATGATATGTGCTGGGCCACTATTGTAATTTTACGAATCTCAGCCATTTCTCATGCAATAGCAAATCCAGGGAACATTGACAAGACCTTTTTGTGTGTACTATGGAGTTGGAGagtgaaaggggaaaaatagaattctGAGACCATTAAAATAAGGACTCAGAAAGTATAAAATTTTTAAGTCTAAAAGCCTCTGAGAGAAAAACAGATCAATCAGCAAGAAAATCAAGTGAATTGCCTTTTGCCATCTCTGCAATCTTCGCCTGCTGCCAGGAGGATGTGCCTTGGTCCTTGTTGTCCTCAGTGATGAACCTGGAGTGCTCagaggaggtgctggagtcctTCCTGCCCTCGGGCTTGGGGAGGTGCCTGGGCAGGAACCAGAAGGGGATGCCAGCCAGGATGCTGATCAGCCCAGCTATCAGGTAGCCCAGCCACCACGCTCCCACCCACTGCACGTCCTTGGGGCTGATGGTGACGCTGTCTGCaaaaggggaagagaagaaacaaataaatgtaGGAATGTGCACCCAGTTTATGGAGTGACAAAACTGCCCTTTGTCtcctaaaaaaggaaaaaaagcccagaagtttctctcctcaattgGGTAAATAAGACAATCATAGCACCTGGGAGTCACCTCAAAATTAAGGATAGCCAACTGGACAGAAACCAAAAAGTCCTGCCTAAGCAattcactagaaaaagaagaaaacaaagaaactaatggcttttgtgaggtgttttaccaggagcaagaacctcttgcacCAGGCtcggtttttctctgtaaagaactttgttattttgccttttattaaaatttttctgttgccaacactgccacagaagccatccaGCTGATTTTATGCCATCTGAGGtggctgagctatcttgggtgtgacatagatctccaagagcttatgAGACCTGGCTCGAGGAGAACTTTATATCAAATAAACGCATCTGGAGGATATGTGCTGCTGATAAGGAAGGTGGGTTTGCAGGGTGGCTTTTCCATCCAggtccagctgtgctctgtgtcacTGTGGGTGTTTtacaggagcagctgtggggacatgCTGAGGACTCACTAattgctggggcagagcagcagtcTGGCCCTGACACTGCTGTGCCACCTGCACCTCCCCAGAGatgctgccagcaccagcacttGTGGCAGTCCAGGTGGCCACtcacctgctcccagccaggctgttCTTCACAAAAACCTCAGGAAAAAACTTGTTTTCctcctatttttttattattgctttcTCTGAAGAAGAGCAATCAGGTGGTGCCCCCTGCCAAACCACGTTTCTAggcaataaatattaaaaaggcACATGCAGGATCCTGAGCCTCAGTCCTCTTTCCTCCTGGCTCCTATGATCTCCCCAGAACCTCTTAGCAGAGCATCTCTTGAATGCACCAGCTGCAGatctgctggggctgaggaagAGTCAGAGCTCCTTCTTCCTCAACCCCCATCCTCCTTGCCAGCCTATTCTGCTGTCATCTGTCCCCTACACTGCTGTCATCCTTCTCATTTCACAGAGTGCTCACTCTACCCCTGCTAGCCCCTCATGCCTAGAGGATAACCAGAGAGTTCTTGGCCAAAAATAGGCATTTTGGAGCCTATTTTTAGGCATTTTGGAGCCTATGTTTAAAAACCCTGACTGGGTTTTTAAAGCCTGAGTGTTCTGACTTACCCAGATCCACAAAGCCAATGTCAACGTAAAGTTTGGCACACAGGGATCCCAGGAGAAAGCCAAATATTGGCCCTATAATTGCCACTGTCTGCACACAGCCTGGAAGGGAAAACAGGGCACTGTTACATTCCTGAGCTAAAAAAGGGCACTGGTTCTTCTGCATCTGACAGCAGATTATGGAATGTGATAGGCAGCAGGAGACACACATTGAAGTGTTGAAAGATACAGTTACACaaattgaaatatttccaagaagaaaaaaagtcattttccCCACTATGATGACACTTTTTATTGTTATCCAATTAAAGAGTTACATTCagcctgaaggaaaaaatgtcaCCAAATGGAATGGCCTGAACTCAACAGCAGCATCAACCTACAATTGCTAGAAATGCTTTAGCTGACAGGATCACAGTAACTGGGGagcaaatgtaattttttttaagttaactGATCACTTTTAGTTGAGGTTGGCCTTGAACAGGCTGAGAAATCCCTTTACTTTGGTTTCCACTGTTAATATGTTTCACTATACCCTGAGCCAAACTTTCTGAATACTTTGAATTTGAAAAATTCACCTGGAAATCTGGGAAGAGGGAATCTTCTACAGAGAGAATCcgattttttgccttttgcctGATTGGAAACTTGTCAAGAGCAGGTGAGATAGGACTTTTTGGTAATATTTCAGGTACAGCCATCAGacaatgaacacaaaaaaaGGGTGATCCCAACTTCCTAAAGCTTCAGTACTATTGTTTATAATCCTACATGAATCTGGAGGAATGTTTTGCGTGCCCActgaaattctattttaaatgcttaaaaGAGAGCCTGCTTGTATCACTTTCCAGAGAACTGAATGTGCACAGAGGCTCAGCAGCCCACATCCAGAAGAATTAGGAAGATTAGGGTAACAGCAGGAACCCAAGGTCAAATTCTTTCACCAAATTAAGATAATGGAACTGTGCTGGTATAATTAAATGGGAACTTGGTCCCTTGGGTGTACATGACTGTTAAATAAACTTTAATATTGGAAATCATGCACACAAAACAATGAGGGCAAGTTAATTCAATAACATTCATTCCATTATTCAAAACTATTCAGTTCTCTCCTCTGGGGAGAAATctatgaggaaaaagaaattatatttattttaccaATATATAAGGCAGCATTCTCTTCAACAGCATAATCATCAATGTATGCAATTCCCAGGGGCTGGATGGGGGTTTCACCTATTCCACGCAGGAGGTTTCCAAGTAAAACATAGATCCACATGGAAGAGCCTGCTTCCTTCTCACAccctgtgggcacagcaagAGACAGCAACCATGTGTTTGTAGTAGCAGTTTGACACTGAAAGCCCAGGGCTCCTAAAATACTTCTGTTGTGGGAGAAACAGTAGGAAAACTGTGAAATAGCTTAAGGTAGAAAAATTTTTAGCATGAGCTGCCTCAAAGACAGGAcaattttgctggttttataAATTTGCCACCACAACTCTTTTTAGAAAAGTCTTTCACTTCCTACTAATCAAAACTGGGATCTCCTGACAGAAGGATTTGGGGACCATTAATGACAGCAAGCACTACCAGCCCCAGGATTTAACAGAGACAATTCTCACctgcatttatttttgcttgAGATTTCTCCAGGGCTGAGAGTGGAGTTTGGCTTTTATCCTGCAGACATGGAGAGAGGCTGACAGTGGAATTTATGGTGGAAGGGAATCTTTCATACCTGTATCTGTTTGGAAAACAAAGTTGTATTTATCCGTAAGTACTGATAAGAAAAAGCAAGCAGATCTGTAACTACCAGATAGGCCTATAGCACTTAAATGCAAATTTCATCTGCATCCATAAGAATCCATCTGGATCCATTGCCAGTGGTGCTTTTCAAGGGATGAACAGAGCTCTATTTGTACTGCAGCTGTACATGAATATTGTCCTGTTGGTTCTTTTTGCATCAGTGATTAATTTCAGTTTAACAGGCACTTTGCTCTACTATGATACATGAATTTGGACTAAGAGATTATCAAACACTGGTGTATACTCTGGCTTGTGCTGAGATTGTCTTTCTGAGTTTAGTCATGACTTCTTTACTGTCATTTCAACAATTcctaaaccacaacaaaatGTGGCCAGTCAAAATCAGagactaattttaaaaaaagctgatTACAACTGAAAAGAGTATACATGTTAAATTATTTGCTCTACagtaataaattataaaataaagaattatttttaatgataaacaatatttttaaaaattataaaagaaataattatttgctCTACAGTAATAAAtcttttcaccaaaaaaaaattaaattaaggaaCCACATCCCCATATGCCTATTTATATCATCATAACCAATGCCTAAATGTTTTAGTGAGTGCCATTcagtgagcacagcccagctggaaaacagggatCACTCTGCACTTACCTTCCCATGAAGAACTGGGGCATTGCAATTAGGAATGTTCCAGCTGACATAATTAAGCAGCCTGCTCCAATTATCCTTGGCCTGTGAAGCTTTGCTCCAAAGTAGCTCACTAGAATTATGATTAGGAGGTTCCCTTTGAGagtagaaaaggaaaactgagtTTTACTGCTTGTTGATAAGAGATCCCCTAAAATCACAATTCCCAGTATGTAACACAGGCACAGATTTCAGGGAGACAGGGCTGGTGGGGTTGGactttctcccttttccaggcATTCTGCAGGAGCCCAATGCCTCCTGTGCTAGGAAAACTATAAAGCTGTGGAtaaacagctggaaaagaggagaaagccTGTGCCAGCTGAAGAGAGCAAATAaccagaaaggcagaaaaaggagGAATCAAACTGAGTTGTACA
It encodes:
- the LOC136556450 gene encoding solute carrier organic anion transporter family member 1C1-like isoform X2, with protein sequence MEVSSKENTHFFSNNTILPVDRSSFKSESSASKEKQSCCGGIKIFLGALSFVYFAKALSGSYLKSTITQIERRFDIPSSLVGVIDGSFEIGNLLIIILVSYFGAKLHRPRIIGAGCLIMSAGTFLIAMPQFFMGRYRYERFPSTINSTVSLSPCLQDKSQTPLSALEKSQAKINAGCVQTVAIIGPIFGFLLGSLCAKLYVDIGFVDLDSVTISPKDVQWVGAWWLGYLIAGLISILAGIPFWFLPRHLPKPEGRKDSSTSSEHSRFITEDNKDQGTSSWQQAKIAEMAKDFLPSLKNLFGNPVYILYLCASIIQFNSLIGMVTYKPKYIEQQYGQTSSKTNFVIGLINIPAVAFGIFSGGLIMKRFGVGVVGAAKLSLGSSFFGYLLLLSLFAMGCGNSEVAGLTVSYHGAKPMSDHEQALFSECNSGCSCSRNDWDPICGENGVTYVSPCLAGCRASSGTGKNTVFFNCSCVVGTFESSQSSSAVVGPCQKGNECPKMFLYFLVISVITSYTLSVGGTPGYILLLRCIKPHLKSFALGIYTLAIRVLAGIPAPVYFGVAIDTTCLKWGSKRCGGRGACRLYDASALRYVYLGLTLVLGTVSIFFSVAVLWVLRKKSSPQDETLSANGERGACGTKSRKDNFVNSDQFIQSTYWPEKETRL
- the LOC136556450 gene encoding solute carrier organic anion transporter family member 1C1-like isoform X1 — its product is MEVSSKENTHFFSNNTILPVDRSSFKSESSASKEKQSCCGGIKIFLGALSFVYFAKALSGSYLKSTITQIERRFDIPSSLVGVIDGSFEIGNLLIIILVSYFGAKLHRPRIIGAGCLIMSAGTFLIAMPQFFMGRYRYERFPSTINSTVSLSPCLQDKSQTPLSALEKSQAKINAGCEKEAGSSMWIYVLLGNLLRGIGETPIQPLGIAYIDDYAVEENAALYIGCVQTVAIIGPIFGFLLGSLCAKLYVDIGFVDLDSVTISPKDVQWVGAWWLGYLIAGLISILAGIPFWFLPRHLPKPEGRKDSSTSSEHSRFITEDNKDQGTSSWQQAKIAEMAKDFLPSLKNLFGNPVYILYLCASIIQFNSLIGMVTYKPKYIEQQYGQTSSKTNFVIGLINIPAVAFGIFSGGLIMKRFGVGVVGAAKLSLGSSFFGYLLLLSLFAMGCGNSEVAGLTVSYHGAKPMSDHEQALFSECNSGCSCSRNDWDPICGENGVTYVSPCLAGCRASSGTGKNTVFFNCSCVVGTFESSQSSSAVVGPCQKGNECPKMFLYFLVISVITSYTLSVGGTPGYILLLRCIKPHLKSFALGIYTLAIRVLAGIPAPVYFGVAIDTTCLKWGSKRCGGRGACRLYDASALRYVYLGLTLVLGTVSIFFSVAVLWVLRKKSSPQDETLSANGERGACGTKSRKDNFVNSDQFIQSTYWPEKETRL